The nucleotide window GTCACTACGGCTGTATGATGTTCTACATTAATTTAAAGATGTCACCACCTTTAGTAATCCGAGATTCTTCTTACttttacccccgcttttatattgcttccgcacatgtcacaataaaaaaaggcgggggtaagagtcagagggaTCTCGGATTACACCTataggtgaaataccacaaattattttaattgtACAACGCCTACAGAGACACGGAATCTACGTTTTGAAGGTTATATCCGAAATAGCCTTGTCCTTCACTTGTGATCACTTCCTATGTTAATTTACGCGGCTCCGAGATCAAGAATGGTACCCGGGCCTCCACATTACCCTTAAATATCGAAAACTGCAAGTGAGAAACTTCAGGCGTATTGTATCATAACATAGGCAAGAAGTGATGTAAgtcaaatgtggattcttaaaaaattccaatgaaaattttctaaatttgaaatttgaagtcacacccgccgtgagccctatatcctgatcatgtaaacggagttatccgcagtcaaaatgtATCCAAGGGGACGTTTACTCCTTCTGACCCCATCTCTGGTGTTTCAaaggatctgtgtttgccctgctctcaattgttttctttatgaaatttacGAGATGTATCACTatgcgttatcttcaccttttcatctgtAATTATGCTGAATCGGAAATTttcgcaacttctatggtcgttataatgatctggtTTGCCAATTCAACCtctctttgggtaaaatgttgtccgacgtgtttcataccgattgttaggccgttttggTCACAATggttttgactatggattacgcCGTCTAATTGATCAATAAATAGGGTTCACAGAGGGTTTGACCGGTCggcaagggatgcttactcctcctaggcacctttgctcagcgcttacggcctttgagcagtgaaggttctttagcgtgtcacacctactgtgaaacagggcatccgtttttaaggtcatctccgaggactcgtgacattcactGTCACTGCCTTTTTTAATAACCTAGgtatgtcgcggccgggattcgaaccccggccttccgcatgcggggcgaacgctctaacctctcggccactgCGGCGGtcctaatacatgtatgtatgtgtgtgtgtgtgtatatatatatatatatatatatatatatatacacacacacgtAACCCCTATAGTGGACTTACCCTATCCTGGGgcaataatttgaacaaattcaGCACTAAATGACGAggttttcaaatacatttcatcgttTTTGGCCCAGGGGTTATTAacgttttatttaaattttttactttTCTTCCCTTAAAAGATGGCGTAGTTACGCTCTGTATAAAACTTAATTCCCTTTACACAAGGTTGCTTTGTGGGAAGTTTAATTCAGAAGTTTGAAGTGTTACCCCTTAAACGTTTACGGATGTACAGATGGTACCGCTCAATATGTGATCAGAAAAACGTACTTAAACCtgaactcaggtgagctataaaACAGATTAACATAATACATTTCATTGATACCCTTTAATAAAATGCATATTAAACATAAAAAACATATTGCAAACAAGAAATATACCAAATATTGACGATATACTAGTAGTTTTCGGATTTTAAATCGTGCAGATTGTTAGTAAAGCCAGGGGACCATTGATCAAAAGTATGAATGTACTGATTTTTAACCATTGCACACAGTACTATTGTATAAACCCTCATTTTCGCTGCAGTTTAATCTATCACCGTAAAACCACAATGCTAAATTAAAAATGGTGTGAATGTAACTTTGTTGTAAAATTGCATTAGTATGGACATGAATACCCGTGAATTGATTCCGACAAGAAACTGTGAAGACAACCAGGAACGGATCTAAAGCAAAATTATACCGTAACTGTGCAATGGAATTAATCAATTGTGTTTTAGTGTTCTATGCAGAGAAATGACAGATATGTGATGGTTTTACTGACGCTTTGCGAATTGTTCAATTGATTGCATCGATCCTTCCGCTACTTCTCAGGAAAAAAACACAAGTCTAATCACTTAGTAAGTTCGCACGCTTAAATGAATTTCTGGAGGGACAACTTCAATTCCAAGCTACTAATACTGTCACTTCTCTTAGAGTAGTTTGTGCAGTTGGATTCCATACTTTGCAAAGATCCGGATTTCAGTGAAGGTTGTAGCGAAATACCGTCGTCTTCTAAATAGAATGTTGGGTGTTTCAAAGGGGTATGTTCAGAGACGGTATCGCAGTATTCATTATAACGTTGCAATGAATCGCTTCTACGTCTGTAATCATTCCCATGCCTTCTGAAGGACGATTCAATGTTCCTAGATGAAGGATGGCTAAATTCTTCACCAGCAATGTTCTGTCTCAACAACGTGTCAGGATGTATATCATGGATATTATGAAGAATATTGTTATTGTGATGTTCATGACTGTCATTCATAAGCGCTTGGTACTCATCAGGCTCTTCTCCTTCGTCGAATATGGCGAACCTACGATCTCGCTCATGACAAGGAAATGAATTTACGATATGCATGGGATAATCATGAGGGAATGGATGTTGGCAAGACTGTACGCGCCCTTGCTCTCCAAAATGATCAGCAGGGTGGTTTTTATGAACTCTTGCGGAAAATCTTTCAGGTTGTGTCCGAGATTGGATTGACGTATTTCCCTGGTGTTTAGTCAGCTTATGTCCGTGTATAGGACAACTAGGATTATAAATGGGATTTTCTGCAGTTGATGCAGAACTATTGCTGGAATGACTGAGATTACCTGTATTTTTCCGTAGAAACTCTTCTTTCAACTCTGAAATTTCTTCGTCTAATGTCTCCTCGGATATATCTTCTGTCCTCTCTACATGTAGTGTCGTTTCTTCTCGTGAAGATTGTACGACGGTTtcattatttgaattattttggttTACTGCTAATATGGCTTCCTCTAGTCTTGTATATCTACTAACAGCATGCTTTGGTACCTTCCTTTTTCCATGCAGAAAAGCAGACAATTGAGAAGATTTCGCGGGAAAAGCAAACACTCGCACCTCCTTCTGAATATCCCTTGGTATCGTTCTTTTATGCGacttatcaaaataaatacacattaatTTTTTATCGTCGTTGGTTTTTGAATTCAATGCTAGTGTTACACCAGTATTAAACGCGTTACATGAGTCATCATCTACCCTTTCTTTCACATCGGACCCCGGGGTCCACAAAATGATGGCCGCTGATGACTCCTCTAGTTTTTTGTTGTACCATGATCCATATCCCGCCGCTGATATTCTAGGTATTTCATGTACAAGTTTATCATAAATCAGATCTATGTGGAGCTCTTCTTTGCTAATATTCGCAAACTCTTTAGCAAGATTTGCGTTTTCTCTTCTAATGTTGGAGTATATCAAAAGAACTTTCGGACGTGAAGGCACCTCTGTAATACAAAACGTGTGATTTCTGAAGAAATGTGATTTTACAGATCCGACAAAAAGAGTTTAAAGgttgttaaaacaataaaatacagtttgaataaaattaatttatggtttttaccaacaacaaaaatacaaacaaacaaaaaacaaccagTCGGAATTAGATAAGAAATTAGCAGAAAGGCTATCCTTTGATCTAGACATTCCTTTCTGTCAACTGAAGCATGCACACTTATAGAACATATCCGTTCTGAAATGTATATCAACATGCTTAGAGCCTAAACCATTCCAAACTGGATATCATAACCAATATCACATCACACAAGTTTTAATGCTCTCTTGTCAACTCATTTGAATAATTCTTTTTCTGaatcataaattttatttacatatcaattTCTGTCATGTTACGGCAGATTTATCACAGAGATGTGAGCACTGATTGACAAACCTGCATCCTTCATCTTTGTGCGGTTCTTCCAGCGAAGGTAACAGAGGGTGGCCAGTAACGTGAAAGCCAGGGCCACCCCTCCCCCCACCGCCAGAGACACCAGCTTCACGTCAACGATCGTAGCATCCACTTCTTCTCCGTCTGTTACTGTTGAAACATAATAGTGATATTGAAAATAGACAAGTGCATATCTACATACACTGAGGATAATAGCCTTATTTAAAAGAAGATATGTGATAGTTTATGCAATCTTATGTACAAGGTGTACACACTGAGCATATCCGcatttaatatataaataatatcatGCGATTGGTTTTCAATCGAATGTTTTTATGTGAAGCgcttttgaaattttaattgaataaGGCGCTATACAATGCATGTATACGCATTGGGGATAGTCTTATTCAAAACAGGATCTGTAACATATAGGTATTCAAAACAGAATCGGTAATAATTAAGGATGTACATTTAGGATATAGTTTGTCTAGGATAGTTTATatcttgtattctttatagtaaTTCTGAAATTGATctttgttcattattttcactttttcatgcaaGGTTGGAAGTTTTGAATTTGATCTCATGGGTTATGATCCTATTTTTCTTTGTATTAATTAACTGGTGAGGTAATCTACATGGTATATAATGTAAACGATGTATTCcaaactatttttaattttcatgataTTGCATGGATGCGTACTGTGTTtgtaattatttctatttttacttATTCAGTACCAAAGTACAAAATGCTGGTTATGTTTATGCCTTATAATGCAACGATACAGACGGATTTGTGCATTAACTTTGAAATCCAGTTCATACaacacatttttgtttttatatttacatatatagtAAATAAGTTATAATTAACAGGTTAAGAAAATGGTTGCCATCCAGAATCATCGCTCTCTCcggctatttatcaaattgtttGGATATCCCTTGTAGTAATGTATTTCGAACATGTATTGGTAAAGCATTCTGTAAGCCTACCTGCGCTTTGCATTGGTTTGGGATTGCCTACAGTGAATACGTGAGACTTCGTGATACTACAGCTGTCTGTACATTTGTCGCTATCACTTTCCACCATTATCTACAAAGCAGACAGTACATCATATCGctgttttcttttgtttaccTCCCTTCACTTGTAGTGTGACgccaccagctgtaggtgaagtaccacaaatttagacttatgcttAACGTATAGGgtcgtagtagtgagggttctttatcgcgCCAACGCCTGCCTAGACACGGGACCTGTGTTTGTAAGTTCAATCCGGAAGACTCGTGATTTTCCTCAATGCCGAAGGAAGgaagagcaatcactacctatgtttatcTCTGAggttgacgcggccatggcccGAGTGGGACTTGAACTCTCGACCTCCTGGTCACAAATCGAACGATCTACCACTGCGCTACCGCAACCGATTTTACCACTGCGCTACCGCAACCGATATTACGTAAATGGGGTATtcgaaagaaaacaaaaccgCTCAACAGGGATTCGCCTGTGTGTCATAGTTGTTGGTCTTATTCGATCATTTGATACATAAAAGTGTTAAATTGAATCCAATTTCCACAACTGAAAACCTCGGTCCTTAAACCAGGATTTCAGCGACAATACTTTCCTTCCCTGGTTATGTTGCCTGCACATGAACACTGTCTCAGTGTGCGCATCAATAGAAAATATCTCCAAAGAACTTATTTTCAAGAATAAAAAACCATTTTTGTTTAGATACACGACGCGTACAAAATGCTCTTATAAAACGATATTGCATGTGTATGCATGTGTGTAAATATCCATCTATTTTCGCAATGGCACgagcagggctcgaactcacgacctcccagttgtgaagcaaacgctctaccactgagcgtTGTTGTGATATCACGAGAACCTAAAGTCGCGAGTGGACCGTTGATTAAGAAGTTGTGcatgttgttttttgttgttgttggtttgttttgtttttttgtttttttttttttttggttttgggggtttttattattattattattattatttttacgaATGGCGATTCTCGCTAAAATACGCAATAATCAATTCCTAGAGTAAATTTCAGAATCTTTGTCCGTTTAATATAGAGGGAAAAGTTTAGTCTGGTTTCCATCATTGCAAAAATATAGTTTAATACGACATATTTACCTTTACGAaaaataacaatacatgtatatttatatgaatagaaGATACATTCCTGGGAAAATAAAATAGAGTGGCAAATCCAGGTACAAATGAATATACACTGCCATCATTTTAAGAGTTTTACAACAGATATTGTGTTACATTGCTCTCTAAACTgcttcgatacgcaagaacgtgttctgcgtatgatcagtgtttaaatcgaggcaggctatattgacaaacaagttgatctTACATGGATTTCCTCAGTCTCggttaaagtcagcattttgcaaattctatggtcgttataattatCTAGTTACAATATCTTATATAATATATGGTATctatatacaacatatcattgggtcaaatgctgtctggtgtatttcataccgattgctaggctgttcttggcacactgattttgactacggataactccgttcactTTATCAAGAGATAGGGATCACGGccggtgtgacaggtcgacaatgcatgcttaatcctcctagacacctgattccacctctggtatgtccaggggttcgcGTTTGGCcagctctttattttgtatttctttagggagttatgaaattgatcactgtttgttatcttcacctttcattgctCAATGTTTACATATCCATCATTTTAACCTTTGATATCTTAACCAATTGAAATGagagccatttcctcatgaatgtgaaggatgtgcgtatgaatcttgataaatatagtaagACTATTTTAACGGCGAGAAACTCTCCGAcggaaatgaaaatagaatgtaaatataagacatgaatttcatttctgaaaagtACATTAAGGAATGAACAGCAACGTTTCACGCCGGCATACTTTTATCATGAAGAGTGAACGCGCCTCGTGAAGTATGCAGGCGTAAAGCGCCACAGTTCATTCTcttatgtatatttcaaaaatgaaatttatttctgaaatacACCTAACCCAGTTTTTGTAATACTTACTGTGATATGATACGTGCCGTCCATTACATCCTTAAAACAATGTTTAGTTAACTGTCCAATATTCTGATGCCTGTAGGTTGTATTGTCATTAACGTTAAACAACGAAACGTTATAAAACTTCACTGATACTGGTGCTGGGTCAAACAAAAACGTCACGTCTTTTTCTCCAGGAAAGAAAGCAACAGCGATGGTGGATTTCCACTTGTCCGGAtgataaactgtaaatattGAGTACATGAGAAAGTGATTACAGGAGCAGCGGATTTCCAGAGGGACGGATAGTACACTGTAAAGATTAGTATAGTCGTAATTATAGGAATAGTGAATTTACACATTTACTGTGTAAATTACGTATAATAGAAAGTAATTCCCATGTTAtatattacaattgttttgattggacaaaaataaagatgAAAGAAAATCTATACATGAACAGATTTTACACTGTAAAGATTACCTATATTAGTAAGTATAGGAACAGCGATTTTACACTGTAAAGATTACCTATAATAGTAAGTATAGGAACAGCGATTTTACACTGTAAAGATTACCTATATTAGTAAGTATAGGAACAGCTATTTTACACTGTAAAGATTACCTATATTAGTAAGTATAGGAACAGCGATTTTACACTGTAAAGATTACCTATATTAGTAACTATAGGAACAGTGATTTTACACTGTAAAGATTACCTATATTAGTAAGTATAGGAACAGCGATTTTACACTGTAAAGATTACCTATATTAGTAAGTATAGGAACAGCGATTTTAAACATGCAGGACTTCTACTCTATAAAGATTACAAAAATGGTGGATTTCCACACCGGTGGTTTGTGCACGCAAACTATTACGAACAAACTAAAAGCAACAAATCCTGTGCACAGAAATAAGTTCCGTAAAAGTAATGGCACAGATGAAAGAATATTAAACTAGATTATACGGTAATCATATACTGGTAATATTGGTCATGAACAGTTGCAATGTACATCACTTGAGTTTGCAGCCTTATAAAATCATTCCCTGGAAGTTGAATCAAATGACCATTAAAACTAACACATACCATAATAATTGTATATCGTGATGTTGTAGGATAATTCGGTAAATGGTGTTCTTCCTTCGTTGGTTTTGAATTTGGAAAACGATTTCATCGTTAACTTGTACACTTTGTAATTGTCGGGTTGACAGCGGTCGCGTTGGAATCCGATGAAACACGGAAAACTCAGAATTCTctgtaaaacatgaaattcataacAGTAGTGGAATGCATGAAGGAAAAATACGCTGAATATCTTCATTTATCAAATAAGAGATCTACTTGtacatttggaaaaaaaatgaaatttcgcATTTAAACATAGATTATCATAGTAATAAGTATCATTAATCATGATATATTAAAAAAGTAACACTAATTTTGTAGGTATTTAAATGAACAcgaagtatgtacatgtacacttaaaACAGCAACAAACAGATGCACTGTAGGACACGAGTTACTGTGTACCCAGACAACAAATACACACTTCATTCATTCCACTACAACAAATATACACAAAttagactctctctctctctctctctctctctctctctctctctctctctctctctctcgctctctctctctctcatcataTTAATTAGTGAGTAGAGTTAACACAGAAACAACATCATGCCAAAATAAACTTATCAAATTGTTACCTGATATGTTTTATCATTATCAGGACTTGAATAACTGTAGTTAGAAAAATCCAACAGTCTATACCGCGTAT belongs to Ostrea edulis chromosome 7, xbOstEdul1.1, whole genome shotgun sequence and includes:
- the LOC125654450 gene encoding uncharacterized protein LOC125654450 isoform X3, with translation MTNGDSNFDTRYRLLDFSNYSYSSPDNDKTYQRILSFPCFIGFQRDRCQPDNYKVYKLTMKSFSKFKTNEGRTPFTELSYNITIYNYYVYHPDKWKSTIAVAFFPGEKDVTFLFDPAPVSVKFYNVSLFNVNDNTTYRHQNIGQLTKHCFKDVMDGTYHITIMVESDSDKCTDSCSITKSHVFTVGNPKPMQSAVTDGEEVDATIVDVKLVSLAVGGGVALAFTLLATLCYLRWKNRTKMKDAEVPSRPKVLLIYSNIRRENANLAKEFANISKEELHIDLIYDKLVHEIPRISAAGYGSWYNKKLEESSAAIILWTPGSDVKERVDDDSCNAFNTGVTLALNSKTNDDKKLMCIYFDKSHKRTIPRDIQKEVRVFAFPAKSSQLSAFLHGKRKVPKHAVSRYTRLEEAILAVNQNNSNNETVVQSSREETTLHVERTEDISEETLDEEISELKEEFLRKNTGNLSHSSNSSASTAENPIYNPSCPIHGHKLTKHQGNTSIQSRTQPERFSARVHKNHPADHFGEQGRVQSCQHPFPHDYPMHIVNSFPCHERDRRFAIFDEGEEPDEYQALMNDSHEHHNNNILHNIHDIHPDTLLRQNIAGEEFSHPSSRNIESSFRRHGNDYRRRSDSLQRYNEYCDTVSEHTPLKHPTFYLEDDGISLQPSLKSGSLQSMESNCTNYSKRSDSISSLELKLSLQKFI
- the LOC125654450 gene encoding uncharacterized protein LOC125654450 isoform X2; the encoded protein is MGKSHGGWCNLLVWTLLHLVKCMPEGCANRFDLPTLTGSLGTYCEETLHSLNCSVGPRRNIDKDTTLQCKIKRKLGWDAYEKTLGNLSQCQYEDCEPSQLVSLEVARIKQRGYLDEVYFWPAIQLNFTVPKATTEKLFYPASTLLQMASLDVDKHRDIEFGSFVRLFYYPKHTPLTTDNSNQRILSFPCFIGFQRDRCQPDNYKVYKLTMKSFSKFKTNEGRTPFTELSYNITIYNYYVYHPDKWKSTIAVAFFPGEKDVTFLFDPAPVSVKFYNVSLFNVNDNTTYRHQNIGQLTKHCFKDVMDGTYHITIMVESDSDKCTDSCSITKSHVFTVGNPKPMQSAVTDGEEVDATIVDVKLVSLAVGGGVALAFTLLATLCYLRWKNRTKMKDAEVPSRPKVLLIYSNIRRENANLAKEFANISKEELHIDLIYDKLVHEIPRISAAGYGSWYNKKLEESSAAIILWTPGSDVKERVDDDSCNAFNTGVTLALNSKTNDDKKLMCIYFDKSHKRTIPRDIQKEVRVFAFPAKSSQLSAFLHGKRKVPKHAVSRYTRLEEAILAVNQNNSNNETVVQSSREETTLHVERTEDISEETLDEEISELKEEFLRKNTGNLSHSSNSSASTAENPIYNPSCPIHGHKLTKHQGNTSIQSRTQPERFSARVHKNHPADHFGEQGRVQSCQHPFPHDYPMHIVNSFPCHERDRRFAIFDEGEEPDEYQALMNDSHEHHNNNILHNIHDIHPDTLLRQNIAGEEFSHPSSRNIESSFRRHGNDYRRRSDSLQRYNEYCDTVSEHTPLKHPTFYLEDDGISLQPSLKSGSLQSMESNCTNYSKRSDSISSLELKLSLQKFI
- the LOC125654450 gene encoding uncharacterized protein LOC125654450 isoform X1, which translates into the protein MGKSHGGWCNLLVWTLLHLVKCMPEGCANRFDLPTLTGSLGTYCEETLHSLNCSVGPRRNIDKDTTLQCKIKRKLGWDAYEKTLGNLSQCQYEDCEPSQLVSLEVARIKQRGYLDEVYFWPAIQLNFTVPKATTEKLFYTGGISLTFSSDSQMTNGDSNFDTRYRLLDFSNYSYSSPDNDKTYQRILSFPCFIGFQRDRCQPDNYKVYKLTMKSFSKFKTNEGRTPFTELSYNITIYNYYVYHPDKWKSTIAVAFFPGEKDVTFLFDPAPVSVKFYNVSLFNVNDNTTYRHQNIGQLTKHCFKDVMDGTYHITIMVESDSDKCTDSCSITKSHVFTVGNPKPMQSAVTDGEEVDATIVDVKLVSLAVGGGVALAFTLLATLCYLRWKNRTKMKDAEVPSRPKVLLIYSNIRRENANLAKEFANISKEELHIDLIYDKLVHEIPRISAAGYGSWYNKKLEESSAAIILWTPGSDVKERVDDDSCNAFNTGVTLALNSKTNDDKKLMCIYFDKSHKRTIPRDIQKEVRVFAFPAKSSQLSAFLHGKRKVPKHAVSRYTRLEEAILAVNQNNSNNETVVQSSREETTLHVERTEDISEETLDEEISELKEEFLRKNTGNLSHSSNSSASTAENPIYNPSCPIHGHKLTKHQGNTSIQSRTQPERFSARVHKNHPADHFGEQGRVQSCQHPFPHDYPMHIVNSFPCHERDRRFAIFDEGEEPDEYQALMNDSHEHHNNNILHNIHDIHPDTLLRQNIAGEEFSHPSSRNIESSFRRHGNDYRRRSDSLQRYNEYCDTVSEHTPLKHPTFYLEDDGISLQPSLKSGSLQSMESNCTNYSKRSDSISSLELKLSLQKFI